A stretch of Microbacterium caowuchunii DNA encodes these proteins:
- a CDS encoding ABC transporter ATP-binding protein, which produces MPAGHVLEFVDVTKRFRGVEAVSGLTARIEPGVVTGFLGPNGAGKTTSMRILLGLVAPTSGSARIGGVDYADLPHPLQTVGAALEAASFHPGRSAANHLKVYADAAGIPRRRIDEVLALVGLSEVAGRKVGGYSLGMRQRLGLATALLGDPGVLVLDEPANGLDPEGIKWMRTLLRAFAAEGRTVLVSSHLLTEIQQTADRILILAKGRLVFEGALEELADPGEYATIVDAPDRAALAGALAAAGLPTEALRSGLAVRGAEPVEVGAIAAAAGVALSSLQRRGPALEEIFLALVDGTRLHSVAADTGAVPALSQVEADGARPGAESPAGPDTAADSPAPADADAPAQPTAEEAATPDPAPAGPTPADTETGSGTPDPEEPETRPEVQEDLHPHAQDRDGGDAR; this is translated from the coding sequence ATGCCCGCAGGTCACGTGCTGGAGTTCGTCGACGTCACCAAGCGCTTTCGCGGTGTCGAGGCGGTCTCCGGGCTCACCGCCCGCATCGAGCCGGGAGTCGTCACCGGCTTCCTCGGACCGAACGGGGCAGGCAAGACCACGTCCATGCGGATCCTGCTCGGTCTCGTCGCCCCCACGTCGGGCAGCGCCCGGATCGGCGGCGTCGACTATGCGGATCTTCCGCACCCGCTGCAGACGGTGGGCGCAGCCCTCGAGGCCGCCAGCTTCCACCCGGGCCGCAGCGCCGCCAACCACCTCAAGGTCTACGCGGACGCGGCCGGCATCCCCCGCCGTCGCATCGACGAGGTCCTGGCCCTCGTCGGACTCAGCGAGGTGGCCGGCCGCAAGGTCGGCGGCTACTCGCTCGGGATGCGGCAGCGACTGGGGCTCGCGACCGCCCTGCTCGGCGATCCCGGCGTGCTCGTCCTGGACGAGCCGGCCAACGGACTCGACCCCGAGGGCATCAAGTGGATGCGGACGCTGCTGCGCGCGTTCGCCGCGGAGGGCCGCACCGTCCTGGTGTCCTCGCACCTGCTCACCGAGATCCAGCAGACGGCCGACCGCATCCTGATCCTCGCGAAGGGCCGCCTCGTCTTCGAAGGGGCGCTGGAGGAGCTCGCGGATCCGGGCGAGTACGCGACGATCGTCGACGCGCCCGACCGGGCGGCACTCGCCGGAGCCCTGGCCGCGGCCGGCCTGCCGACCGAGGCCCTGCGCTCCGGTCTCGCCGTGCGGGGCGCTGAGCCCGTCGAGGTGGGCGCGATCGCCGCCGCCGCCGGCGTCGCCCTCTCGTCCCTGCAGCGCCGGGGACCCGCCCTCGAGGAGATCTTCCTCGCCCTCGTCGACGGTACGCGCCTGCACAGCGTCGCTGCGGACACGGGAGCCGTCCCCGCGCTCTCCCAGGTGGAGGCGGACGGCGCCCGGCCCGGTGCGGAATCCCCCGCCGGCCCGGACACGGCTGCGGACTCGCCCGCCCCAGCCGACGCGGACGCCCCTGCGCAGCCGACCGCGGAAGAGGCGGCGACGCCCGATCCCGCCCCGGCCGGGCCCACGCCCGCGGACACGGAGACCGGATCGGGCACACCCGATCCCGAGGAGCCGGAGACCCGCCCCGAGGTGCAGGAGGACCTGCACCCCCACGCCCAGGACCGCGACGGAGGTGACGCACGATGA
- a CDS encoding SLC13 family permease encodes MDPITATFVILGLAVLAFMSGRVPLGVVAVGVVLALWATGVLTLSEALGGFADPTVIFIATLFIVSESLDATGVTAWLAQKVVPLAGSNPRRLVAIVMGCVALLAAFISINGAVAALLPVVVVVAVRAQLVPSRLLIPLAFAASAGSLLTLAGTPVNPVVSDAAVNAGGRAFGFFEFALVGLPLVALTVLIVITLGPRLLPDRVPAQLSESAPDVRAAAHTLRRDYDVAVETAALMTARDGVAEVLVSPRSSLIGQDVFVGMTTHRESLVILGVRRDEDLETEKPEPGAVTTLRVGDALLLQGPWAALEEYVRSPDVIAVTAPHALRRGIPLGRGAKRALSILAVTVVLLATGLLPPAVVGLLAAAALVVSRVLSGTQVFRAIHWSTIVLIAGMIPLSNAFIATGAADVVATGVLGLSGTASAQVALLVICVVTLVLGQFISNVATVLVVAPIAVSVAATLDVSVQPFMMGLTVAGAAAFLTPIATPVNVMVMQPGGYRFGDYWRLGLPLAALFLAVAVLYVPLIWPF; translated from the coding sequence GTGGATCCGATCACGGCGACCTTCGTCATCCTGGGCCTGGCGGTCCTCGCCTTCATGTCCGGACGGGTTCCGCTGGGCGTCGTGGCCGTCGGCGTCGTGCTCGCCCTGTGGGCGACCGGCGTGCTCACCCTGTCCGAGGCACTCGGCGGCTTCGCGGATCCCACCGTCATCTTCATCGCCACCCTCTTCATCGTCTCCGAATCCCTCGACGCCACCGGCGTGACGGCATGGCTGGCGCAGAAGGTGGTGCCTCTGGCGGGATCCAACCCGCGGCGGCTGGTCGCGATCGTCATGGGCTGCGTCGCGCTGCTGGCCGCCTTCATCAGCATCAACGGCGCCGTCGCCGCGCTGCTGCCGGTCGTGGTGGTCGTGGCGGTGCGAGCGCAGCTCGTTCCCTCGCGGCTGCTCATCCCGCTCGCTTTCGCCGCGAGTGCGGGATCGCTGCTCACCCTCGCCGGCACCCCGGTGAACCCGGTGGTCTCCGACGCCGCGGTCAATGCGGGCGGACGTGCGTTCGGATTCTTCGAGTTCGCCCTCGTCGGTCTGCCGCTGGTGGCGTTGACGGTGCTGATCGTCATCACGCTGGGTCCGCGGCTGCTGCCGGACCGGGTCCCGGCCCAGCTCTCCGAGTCGGCGCCGGATGTGCGGGCCGCGGCGCACACCCTCCGCCGCGACTACGACGTCGCCGTCGAGACGGCGGCGCTCATGACCGCCCGCGACGGCGTCGCGGAGGTGCTCGTCTCGCCGCGTTCGAGCCTCATCGGACAGGACGTGTTCGTCGGCATGACCACGCACCGCGAGTCCCTCGTCATCCTCGGCGTCCGTCGCGACGAGGACCTGGAGACGGAGAAGCCGGAGCCGGGTGCCGTCACGACCCTCCGGGTCGGCGACGCGCTGCTGCTGCAGGGGCCGTGGGCGGCCCTGGAGGAGTACGTGCGCTCGCCCGACGTGATCGCCGTGACCGCCCCGCACGCCCTGCGCCGGGGCATCCCTCTCGGCCGCGGCGCGAAGCGTGCCCTCTCGATCCTGGCGGTGACCGTGGTGCTGCTGGCGACCGGACTGCTCCCCCCCGCGGTCGTCGGGCTGCTCGCCGCGGCCGCTCTCGTGGTGAGCCGTGTGCTCAGCGGCACGCAGGTGTTCCGCGCCATCCACTGGTCGACGATCGTGCTCATCGCGGGGATGATCCCGCTCTCCAACGCCTTCATCGCGACCGGTGCGGCGGACGTCGTCGCCACCGGCGTGCTGGGACTGTCCGGTACGGCGTCGGCGCAGGTGGCGCTGCTGGTCATCTGCGTCGTCACCCTCGTGCTCGGACAGTTCATCTCGAACGTCGCGACCGTGCTCGTGGTGGCCCCCATCGCGGTCTCGGTCGCCGCGACGCTGGACGTCAGCGTCCAGCCGTTCATGATGGGCCTCACCGTGGCCGGGGCGGCGGCGTTCCTGACGCCGATCGCGACGCCGGTGAACGTCATGGTGATGCAGCCCGGTGGGTACCGGTTCGGGGACTACTGGCGTCTCGGTCTGCCGCTGGCTGCGCTGTTCCTCGCCGTCGCGGTGCTCTACGTCCCCCTCATCTGGCCCTTCTGA
- a CDS encoding J domain-containing protein, which translates to MFDSPLSASAYEVLGVAVDVTEEELRKAFRTRLRQTHPDTGGDAAVFVQVQRAWELVGTPEARAAYDRGRSGRPTAPEAQFSADWSTPRTRQDTRPRARSSGHPGGWRRERYLDLMREWVGRGTPLEDPYDPQLVRSAPREIRRLLADALAEEATARTIADLGMGFSVWHDVAAAGRGGTLDDKLDHIVLGPSGLYGVLSEDFGGPVGFRRGEITGPAVPGAPVSDLLVRMRTVARAAGVRFSGAIVVLPDDDLAQPITELGKVRGMPVVVAARSALSTVLRRGVTGARDIGGNEVFDIRTRLDQSVRFV; encoded by the coding sequence GTGTTCGACAGTCCGTTGTCCGCGTCGGCGTACGAGGTCCTCGGGGTCGCGGTGGACGTGACCGAGGAGGAACTCCGCAAGGCCTTCCGCACGCGCCTCCGTCAGACGCATCCGGACACCGGCGGCGACGCCGCCGTCTTCGTCCAGGTCCAGCGCGCGTGGGAACTCGTCGGCACGCCGGAGGCGCGGGCTGCCTACGATCGCGGCCGGAGCGGCCGCCCCACCGCCCCGGAGGCGCAGTTCTCCGCGGACTGGAGCACGCCCCGCACGCGCCAGGACACCCGGCCCCGGGCACGTTCGTCCGGGCATCCCGGGGGATGGCGCCGGGAACGCTACCTCGACCTGATGCGCGAGTGGGTGGGCCGGGGCACGCCGCTGGAGGATCCGTACGACCCGCAGCTCGTCCGCTCGGCGCCCCGGGAGATCCGCCGGCTGCTGGCGGACGCCCTGGCGGAGGAGGCGACGGCCCGGACGATCGCCGACCTCGGGATGGGGTTCAGCGTGTGGCACGACGTCGCGGCGGCCGGTCGCGGCGGCACCCTCGACGACAAACTCGATCACATCGTGCTCGGCCCCAGTGGTCTGTACGGTGTGCTGTCAGAGGACTTCGGCGGACCGGTCGGCTTCCGCCGGGGTGAGATCACCGGCCCTGCGGTGCCCGGTGCGCCGGTGAGCGACCTCCTCGTGCGGATGCGTACGGTGGCGCGCGCGGCGGGCGTGCGCTTCAGCGGCGCGATCGTCGTGCTCCCCGACGACGACCTCGCGCAGCCCATCACCGAACTCGGCAAGGTCCGCGGGATGCCGGTCGTCGTCGCCGCGCGGTCGGCGCTGTCGACGGTGCTGCGTCGCGGGGTGACCGGAGCGCGGGACATCGGCGGCAACGAGGTCTTCGACATCCGGACCCGGCTCGACCAGTCCGTGCGCTTCGTCTGA
- a CDS encoding ABC transporter permease, translated as MSIAHATRSELTKQFSTSIWWILAIVLAGYVGLTATGLAFTIGAVASGAIGDAQGVPVGEGAASVLYSLASSIGYVFPVLIGTLLVTGEFRHQTLTPTFLATPRRGRVLLAKLIAGAVMGVLYAAVAIVVTAGPSAGVLAAFGLETGLGASETWALLGRIVIAFVLWVFVGVGIGLVVRNQVAAIVIVLAFTQFVEPLLRFGGAFVTQLGDIAAYLPGAASDALVGASIFSVAAMDSGSGLEWWAGGLVLLAYGVVLVIAGHLFSWRRDIT; from the coding sequence ATGAGCATCGCGCACGCCACCCGCTCCGAGCTCACGAAACAGTTCTCCACCTCTATCTGGTGGATCCTCGCCATCGTGCTGGCCGGCTACGTCGGCCTGACCGCGACCGGCCTGGCCTTCACCATCGGCGCCGTCGCGAGCGGCGCCATCGGGGACGCTCAGGGCGTCCCGGTCGGCGAGGGCGCGGCGAGCGTGCTGTACAGCCTCGCGTCGTCGATCGGCTACGTGTTCCCCGTCCTGATCGGCACGCTCCTGGTCACCGGGGAGTTCCGGCACCAGACCCTGACCCCCACGTTCCTGGCGACGCCCCGGCGCGGTCGCGTGCTGCTGGCGAAGCTCATCGCCGGCGCCGTGATGGGCGTGCTCTACGCCGCCGTCGCGATCGTCGTCACGGCCGGCCCCTCGGCCGGGGTACTCGCCGCCTTCGGGCTCGAGACCGGACTGGGCGCGTCGGAGACCTGGGCGCTGCTCGGCCGCATCGTGATCGCGTTCGTCCTCTGGGTCTTCGTGGGTGTCGGCATCGGACTGGTCGTGCGCAACCAGGTCGCCGCCATCGTGATCGTGCTGGCCTTCACCCAGTTCGTGGAACCTCTGCTGCGGTTCGGCGGCGCGTTCGTCACACAGCTCGGCGACATCGCCGCCTACCTGCCGGGAGCGGCGAGCGACGCGCTGGTCGGTGCCAGCATCTTCTCCGTCGCGGCGATGGACTCCGGAAGCGGGCTGGAATGGTGGGCCGGAGGCCTCGTCCTGCTGGCCTACGGCGTCGTTCTGGTCATCGCCGGGCACCTGTTCAGCTGGCGACGCGACATCACCTGA
- the cofG gene encoding 7,8-didemethyl-8-hydroxy-5-deazariboflavin synthase CofG, producing the protein MPSSATRAVSAPLGDVNASSVGDVLERARSGGRLDSGDALALLEATGDDRERLLDVASLLRDEGLRAAGRPGVLTYSRKVFIPLTTLCRDRCHYCVFVDTPGQLLKKSRPVFMSPEQVLAVARQGAALGCKEALLTLGDRPEDRWPEARAWLDEHGFASTLHYVAHVARLVTAETGLLAHANPGVMSADELRMLRPTSPSMGMMLETTSRDLFETPGRAHHLSPDKDPELRLRVIEDAGAARIPFTTGILVGIGETVRDRAESLVALRDAHERHGHIQEVIVQNFRAKPRTAMQDAPDADLMEYATTVAAARVVMGARMRIQVPPNLSDTTEFDLLVRAGADDWGGVSPLTADHVNPERPWPHVDDLAARTAQLGFTLRERLTAHPEFVRDAATWIDPALHDAVAALRDPGSGLAAESAPSSAPATAERRAAAAPAPPRPGTGSDVPRLAARAAEDPLGLDDAEWVTLLEATGTDLDALAGTADEVRRYTVGEAVSMVVNRNLTSSGFRRGGAAAADEFDLADAAAIARDAWDLGASELCVQGMLPDTESPDSYPDIVRAIRSAAPGLHIHAFRPQDVVDLAERAGIGIDGALTVLREAGVDTVPGTGVKVLSERVRALVAPGDLAIDRWTDTITAAHRAGFRSTSVLFYGHVETAAERVAHLRGLRRIQDSTGGFAEFVPIPLPGPAGGVPLVSGRSGLDEHRAVVAVSRLLLSGSIPHIQIPWTRHGTETSAVLLRAGGDDLGGTLLDGRVRPETGIEYGLELPLPDAARLVRGLFRPFRQRSTDYREPPADRKAALA; encoded by the coding sequence GTGCCCTCGAGTGCGACCCGAGCCGTGTCCGCCCCGCTCGGCGACGTGAACGCGTCGTCTGTCGGTGATGTCCTCGAGCGTGCGCGGTCGGGAGGGCGGCTCGACTCCGGCGACGCGCTCGCCCTGCTCGAGGCGACCGGCGACGACCGCGAGCGTCTGCTCGACGTCGCGTCGCTGCTGCGTGACGAGGGGTTGCGCGCTGCGGGTCGCCCCGGCGTCCTCACCTACTCGCGGAAGGTGTTCATCCCGCTGACCACGCTCTGCCGCGACCGCTGCCACTACTGCGTGTTCGTGGACACCCCCGGGCAGCTGCTGAAGAAGAGCAGGCCCGTGTTCATGTCGCCGGAGCAGGTGCTCGCCGTGGCACGCCAGGGCGCGGCGCTGGGCTGCAAGGAGGCCCTGCTGACCCTCGGCGACCGGCCCGAGGACCGCTGGCCGGAGGCCCGTGCGTGGCTCGACGAGCACGGGTTCGCCTCCACCCTGCACTACGTGGCCCACGTCGCACGGCTCGTCACCGCCGAGACGGGGCTGCTCGCCCACGCGAACCCGGGCGTCATGAGCGCGGACGAGCTGCGGATGCTCCGGCCCACCTCGCCCTCGATGGGCATGATGCTGGAGACCACCTCCCGGGACCTGTTCGAGACCCCGGGCCGCGCCCACCACCTCTCCCCCGACAAGGACCCGGAGCTGCGGCTGCGCGTCATCGAGGATGCCGGGGCCGCCCGCATCCCCTTCACCACCGGCATCCTGGTGGGCATCGGCGAGACCGTGCGGGACCGTGCCGAGTCGCTGGTGGCGCTCCGGGATGCGCACGAGCGACACGGGCACATCCAGGAGGTGATCGTGCAGAACTTCCGCGCCAAGCCGCGCACCGCGATGCAAGACGCCCCGGATGCCGACCTCATGGAGTACGCCACGACGGTGGCCGCGGCGCGGGTCGTCATGGGCGCCCGGATGCGGATCCAGGTCCCTCCGAACCTCTCGGACACGACGGAGTTCGATCTGCTGGTGCGCGCCGGGGCGGACGACTGGGGCGGGGTCTCGCCCCTGACGGCCGATCACGTGAACCCGGAACGGCCCTGGCCCCATGTCGACGACCTGGCCGCGCGCACGGCCCAACTGGGGTTCACGCTGCGCGAGCGGCTGACCGCGCACCCGGAGTTCGTGCGGGATGCGGCGACCTGGATCGATCCCGCCCTGCACGACGCCGTGGCCGCCCTCCGGGACCCCGGAAGCGGCCTGGCCGCCGAGTCCGCGCCCTCCTCGGCGCCCGCGACGGCGGAGCGACGGGCGGCGGCCGCACCGGCCCCGCCGCGCCCGGGCACCGGTTCGGACGTGCCGCGGCTGGCCGCACGGGCGGCGGAGGACCCGCTCGGACTCGACGACGCGGAATGGGTGACCCTGCTCGAGGCCACCGGGACCGACCTGGACGCCCTCGCGGGCACGGCCGACGAGGTGCGTCGGTACACCGTCGGCGAGGCCGTGAGCATGGTCGTGAACCGCAACCTCACCTCCTCCGGCTTCCGCCGTGGCGGGGCCGCCGCTGCCGACGAGTTCGACCTCGCCGACGCGGCGGCGATCGCCCGCGACGCGTGGGACCTCGGCGCGTCCGAGCTCTGCGTGCAGGGGATGCTGCCGGACACGGAGTCGCCCGACTCCTATCCCGACATCGTCCGCGCCATCCGGTCCGCGGCCCCCGGCCTCCACATCCACGCCTTCCGCCCGCAGGACGTGGTCGACCTCGCCGAGCGGGCGGGCATCGGCATCGACGGCGCTCTGACCGTGCTGCGCGAGGCGGGGGTGGACACCGTGCCGGGCACCGGCGTGAAGGTGCTCTCCGAACGGGTGCGCGCGCTGGTGGCGCCCGGAGACCTCGCGATCGACCGGTGGACCGACACGATCACCGCCGCCCACCGGGCCGGGTTCCGTTCGACCAGCGTCCTCTTCTACGGACACGTCGAGACCGCCGCGGAGCGCGTCGCGCACCTGCGCGGACTCCGCCGCATCCAGGACTCCACCGGCGGGTTCGCGGAGTTCGTCCCGATCCCCCTGCCCGGGCCCGCGGGCGGTGTCCCGCTGGTCTCCGGTCGGTCCGGACTCGACGAGCACAGGGCCGTCGTGGCCGTCTCCCGGCTGCTGCTGTCCGGCAGCATCCCGCACATCCAGATCCCGTGGACGCGGCACGGCACCGAGACGAGCGCCGTGCTGCTGCGCGCGGGCGGGGACGATCTCGGCGGGACGCTGCTCGACGGCCGGGTCCGCCCCGAGACCGGCATCGAGTACGGACTCGAACTTCCGCTGCCGGATGCCGCGCGACTCGTACGCGGGCTCTTCCGGCCGTTCCGCCAGCGCAGCACGGACTACCGCGAACCGCCCGCGGACCGGAAGGCGGCCCTCGCGTGA
- a CDS encoding LssY C-terminal domain-containing protein → MTTTRPDTDAPVRRRRRTYSLGIALDWFFFVFAGLAAVWLASLSFTETFRVGWWGVPFAVLFWLLLAYLVLPRIHRILTSVYVPDYFIGRTRTSDGLLGDPVNLALMGSAEQIEQAMRAAGWTKADPVTLASSWRIVTSTLGRRSYHEAPVSPLFLFGRMQDFAYQQEVDGNPAQRHHVRFWRCPDDWLLPGGRRVDWLAAGTFDTAVGLSLFTLQVTHRIDADTDIERDHIVATVTRADPRIVVDVIADFSTGYHARNGGGDSIRTDGDLPIIDVRGVTA, encoded by the coding sequence ATGACCACGACGCGACCTGATACCGACGCGCCGGTGCGCCGCCGTCGCCGCACCTACTCGCTCGGCATCGCACTGGACTGGTTCTTCTTCGTCTTCGCCGGCCTCGCTGCGGTGTGGCTGGCCTCCCTCAGCTTCACGGAGACGTTCCGGGTGGGCTGGTGGGGGGTGCCGTTCGCCGTCCTGTTCTGGCTGCTGCTGGCCTATCTCGTGCTGCCGCGCATACACCGCATCCTGACCAGCGTGTACGTGCCGGACTACTTCATCGGCCGCACCCGAACGAGCGACGGCCTGCTCGGAGACCCGGTCAACCTGGCGCTGATGGGCTCGGCCGAGCAGATCGAGCAGGCCATGCGGGCGGCCGGCTGGACCAAAGCCGATCCGGTGACCCTCGCCTCGTCCTGGCGGATCGTGACCTCGACCCTGGGCAGGCGCAGCTACCACGAAGCGCCGGTGAGCCCGCTGTTCCTCTTCGGCCGGATGCAGGACTTCGCCTACCAGCAGGAGGTCGACGGCAACCCGGCCCAGCGTCACCACGTGCGGTTCTGGCGCTGCCCCGACGACTGGCTCCTCCCCGGCGGACGCCGGGTCGACTGGCTCGCCGCCGGAACCTTCGACACGGCTGTGGGACTGTCGCTGTTCACGCTGCAGGTCACCCACCGCATCGACGCCGACACCGACATCGAGCGCGACCACATCGTCGCGACGGTCACCCGGGCGGACCCGCGCATCGTGGTCGACGTCATCGCGGACTTCTCCACCGGCTACCACGCCAGAAACGGCGGCGGCGACAGCATCCGCACCGACGGCGACCTGCCGATCATCGATGTCCGCGGGGTGACCGCGTGA
- a CDS encoding PPOX class F420-dependent oxidoreductase, with protein MITDAAREFLSEYHLATLSTLGRDGRIHSVPVGITYRDGVVRVIGSRGTQKFRNVERTGRASVNTVDGARWISFEGPARIIEDAEAVDLAVDLYTARYRAPQPNPQRVVLEIQVERVLGSPQFRA; from the coding sequence GTGATCACCGACGCGGCCCGCGAGTTCCTGTCCGAATACCACCTGGCGACGCTGTCGACGCTCGGCCGGGACGGCCGCATCCACTCCGTGCCGGTGGGGATCACCTACCGGGACGGCGTCGTGCGGGTGATCGGGTCGCGCGGCACGCAGAAGTTCCGCAACGTCGAGCGCACCGGCCGCGCCAGCGTCAACACCGTGGACGGTGCACGGTGGATCAGCTTCGAGGGACCCGCACGCATCATCGAGGATGCGGAGGCCGTCGACCTCGCCGTCGATCTTTACACCGCCCGCTACCGTGCGCCGCAGCCGAATCCCCAGCGGGTCGTGCTGGAGATCCAGGTCGAGCGGGTGCTCGGCTCGCCCCAGTTCCGCGCCTGA
- a CDS encoding enoyl-CoA hydratase/isomerase family protein — protein sequence MTDLAEHTGDVLVRVARGVGRLTLHRPRALNALDVGMVRTLHATLDTWEHDSEVGIVLLDGAGERGLCAGGDVRALREQIVGGDGAAAERFFREEYALNARIAEYPKPIVVFADGITMGGGIGLAGHAGFRVVTERSALAMPETRIGFTPDVGGSWLLSRAPGRLGEYLGLTGATMTGADAIVAGFADHLLPVERLAQFRDALETRADPTGPAELVLLFDETPETSPLERARGWIDEAFAADTVGEIVERLRTRPEPDAAATADLLGTLSPTALTVTLAAVRRARTLPDLRAVLEQEYGLVSWFIQTQPDLPEGIRAQVVDKDRTPAWSPDSLDRLPADLAQQALSFRPSTPLWS from the coding sequence GTGACCGACCTGGCAGAACACACCGGCGATGTCCTGGTGCGCGTGGCGCGGGGTGTCGGCCGGCTCACCCTCCATCGTCCGCGTGCGCTGAACGCCCTCGACGTCGGGATGGTCCGCACGCTGCACGCGACGCTCGACACCTGGGAGCACGACAGCGAGGTCGGCATCGTGCTGCTGGACGGCGCCGGCGAGCGGGGACTGTGCGCCGGTGGCGACGTCCGAGCCCTGCGGGAACAGATCGTGGGCGGGGACGGCGCGGCGGCGGAGCGGTTCTTCCGTGAGGAGTACGCGCTGAACGCGCGGATCGCCGAGTACCCGAAGCCCATCGTCGTCTTCGCGGACGGGATCACGATGGGCGGCGGCATCGGCCTCGCCGGTCACGCCGGCTTCCGCGTGGTGACGGAGCGGTCGGCCCTGGCCATGCCCGAGACGCGGATCGGGTTCACCCCGGACGTGGGCGGGTCGTGGCTGCTCTCCCGCGCGCCCGGACGGCTGGGGGAGTACCTCGGCCTCACCGGAGCGACCATGACCGGTGCGGACGCGATCGTCGCGGGCTTCGCCGATCACCTCCTCCCCGTGGAGCGCCTGGCGCAGTTCCGGGACGCCCTCGAGACGCGCGCCGACCCCACCGGGCCGGCCGAACTCGTGCTGCTGTTCGACGAGACGCCGGAGACGTCACCCCTCGAGCGCGCGCGGGGATGGATCGATGAGGCCTTCGCCGCTGACACCGTCGGCGAGATCGTCGAGCGGCTGCGGACGCGCCCGGAGCCGGATGCCGCCGCCACCGCGGACCTGCTCGGCACCCTGTCGCCGACCGCTCTCACGGTGACCCTCGCCGCGGTGCGGCGGGCGCGGACGCTTCCGGATCTCCGCGCCGTCCTGGAGCAGGAGTACGGGCTGGTCTCCTGGTTCATCCAGACGCAGCCCGACCTGCCCGAGGGCATCCGCGCGCAGGTCGTGGACAAGGACCGCACGCCGGCCTGGTCGCCGGACAGCCTCGACCGTCTCCCGGCGGACCTCGCCCAGCAGGCGCTCTCCTTCCGGCCGTCGACCCCGCTCTGGAGCTGA
- a CDS encoding flavin-containing monooxygenase, whose translation MRTDVAIIGAGFAGLAMAGALRRAGRESFILLERGSSVGGTWRDNTYPGVACDVPSHLYGLARHPWPDWSGRFARGDEIHRYLRHVADAEGLRDRLLLDSPMLSARWSGDHWTIGTGGARPGTVHANRLVLACGRLTEPRIPDLAGLEGFAGPIFHSARWDHTVPLAGTRIAVVGTGASAVQLVPELVRRGAEVVLFQRTPAWMVPREDRAYTAEERRRFAGQPDELADLRRTLFDEGEARFASRSGDPEAAAAAEETARAHLRRQIADPALREALTPRYAFGCKRVLLSDDFYPAVASDAVTLEASALVGVEDGELVAASGARHRADALVLATGFAASRQPYADLVVGEDGTTLAEHWSAGMTSYGSTAVPGFPDLFVLNGPNASLGHNSSVLMAEAQSDYVVRALDLAEARDPAAADRRPAPLRVAPEAEEAYTARIDAAAASTPWLRGGCDNWYVDRRSGRLTLLWPGTVRAFRSMLDESDGSEFLPVEAIRDASRARGES comes from the coding sequence GTGAGGACGGACGTCGCGATCATCGGGGCGGGGTTCGCCGGTCTCGCGATGGCGGGCGCCCTGCGCCGCGCCGGCCGGGAGTCGTTCATCCTGCTCGAACGCGGATCGTCGGTGGGCGGGACCTGGCGGGACAACACCTATCCCGGTGTCGCCTGCGACGTCCCCTCGCACCTCTACGGCCTCGCGCGCCATCCCTGGCCGGACTGGTCCGGACGCTTCGCCCGCGGGGACGAGATCCACCGCTACCTCCGGCACGTGGCCGACGCCGAGGGCCTGCGGGACCGGCTCCTGCTGGACAGCCCGATGCTGTCGGCACGGTGGAGCGGCGACCACTGGACGATCGGGACGGGGGGCGCCCGCCCCGGCACCGTGCACGCGAACCGCCTCGTGCTGGCCTGCGGACGGCTCACCGAACCCCGCATCCCCGATCTCGCCGGCCTCGAGGGTTTCGCCGGACCGATCTTCCACTCGGCGCGCTGGGACCACACCGTTCCTCTCGCCGGCACGCGGATCGCGGTCGTCGGCACGGGGGCATCGGCCGTGCAGCTCGTGCCCGAGCTCGTGCGCCGGGGCGCGGAGGTCGTGCTCTTCCAGCGCACGCCCGCCTGGATGGTGCCGCGCGAGGATCGCGCCTACACGGCAGAGGAACGCCGTCGCTTCGCCGGGCAGCCGGATGAACTTGCGGACCTTCGCCGCACGCTCTTCGACGAGGGCGAGGCGCGGTTCGCCTCCCGCTCGGGCGACCCGGAGGCGGCGGCCGCAGCCGAGGAGACCGCCCGCGCGCACCTGCGGCGCCAGATAGCCGATCCCGCGCTGCGGGAGGCGCTGACCCCCCGCTACGCCTTCGGCTGCAAGCGGGTGCTGCTCTCGGACGACTTCTACCCCGCCGTCGCCTCGGACGCCGTCACGCTCGAGGCATCCGCCCTCGTCGGCGTCGAGGACGGCGAGCTGGTGGCCGCATCCGGGGCGCGACACCGCGCGGACGCCCTGGTCCTCGCGACCGGCTTCGCCGCCTCCCGGCAGCCGTACGCCGACCTCGTCGTCGGCGAGGACGGGACGACGCTCGCCGAGCACTGGTCGGCGGGGATGACCTCCTACGGGTCGACCGCCGTCCCGGGCTTCCCCGATCTGTTCGTGCTGAACGGCCCGAACGCGTCCCTCGGACACAACTCCTCCGTGCTGATGGCCGAGGCGCAGTCGGACTACGTCGTGCGCGCCCTCGACCTCGCGGAGGCTCGGGATCCCGCGGCCGCCGACCGGCGTCCCGCGCCGCTCCGGGTCGCCCCCGAGGCCGAGGAGGCCTACACGGCGCGCATCGACGCGGCGGCGGCATCCACCCCCTGGCTCCGCGGCGGCTGCGACAACTGGTACGTGGACCGGCGGTCGGGCCGGCTCACGCTGCTCTGGCCGGGCACGGTGCGGGCCTTCCGGTCCATGCTGGACGAGAGCGACGGGTCGGAGTTCCTCCCCGTCGAAGCGATCCGCGACGCGTCGCGGGCGAGAGGAGAGTCATGA